The following proteins come from a genomic window of Dongia rigui:
- the odhB gene encoding 2-oxoglutarate dehydrogenase complex dihydrolipoyllysine-residue succinyltransferase, with amino-acid sequence MTTPITVPALGESVSEATIAKWMKNVGDPVKKDEALVELETDKVTVEVFASAAGTLGEISAPAGTTVNVGAVIGSIAAGGAAAAPAAKSTVAAAAPAPAVKAAAPTANGDDRLSPAVKKLVDESGVNPGAIAGTGKDGRLTKGDVLEHLEKQKAAPAAAPVAARPAPAPAPVVPHVPRNLTEREERVPMSRLRRRIAERLKQAQNTAAILTTFNEVDMTAVMALRDRYKEGFEKKHKVKLGFMSFFVKAALQALKEIPAVNAEIDGDDLIYKNHYDIGVAVGTEQGLVVPVLRNVDALSFAEIESGITELGKRARDGKLSIEDLTGGTFTISNGGTYGSLMSTPIINPPQSGILGMHKIQQRPMVVDGKIEARPMMYLALSYDHRIIDGREAVTFLVRIKECLEDPQRLLIEL; translated from the coding sequence ATGACAACCCCGATCACGGTCCCCGCCCTTGGCGAATCAGTCTCGGAAGCGACGATCGCCAAATGGATGAAGAATGTCGGCGACCCCGTCAAAAAGGACGAGGCGCTGGTCGAGCTTGAAACCGACAAGGTGACCGTGGAGGTCTTTGCCAGTGCCGCCGGCACGCTGGGTGAAATCAGCGCACCGGCCGGCACCACCGTCAATGTCGGCGCCGTCATCGGTTCGATCGCCGCCGGCGGTGCCGCCGCGGCACCGGCGGCCAAATCGACCGTCGCAGCCGCCGCCCCGGCACCAGCCGTGAAAGCCGCCGCACCGACCGCCAATGGCGACGACCGCCTTTCCCCCGCCGTGAAGAAGCTGGTGGATGAGAGCGGCGTCAATCCTGGCGCCATTGCCGGTACGGGCAAAGACGGGCGTCTTACCAAGGGCGACGTGCTGGAGCATCTTGAGAAGCAGAAAGCGGCGCCGGCTGCGGCACCAGTCGCCGCGCGACCGGCCCCTGCCCCGGCGCCGGTTGTGCCGCACGTTCCGCGCAACCTCACCGAGCGCGAAGAGCGCGTGCCGATGTCGCGCCTGCGCCGCCGTATCGCCGAGCGTCTGAAGCAGGCCCAGAACACTGCCGCCATCCTCACCACCTTCAACGAGGTGGATATGACGGCCGTGATGGCCTTGCGCGATCGCTACAAGGAAGGCTTCGAGAAGAAGCACAAGGTGAAGCTGGGCTTCATGTCCTTCTTCGTGAAGGCTGCCCTGCAGGCTCTGAAGGAAATCCCCGCCGTCAATGCCGAGATCGACGGCGACGACCTCATCTACAAGAACCATTACGATATCGGCGTCGCCGTTGGCACCGAGCAGGGCCTGGTCGTGCCGGTCTTGCGCAATGTGGATGCGCTGAGCTTTGCCGAGATCGAATCCGGCATCACCGAGCTTGGCAAGCGCGCCCGCGACGGCAAGCTCTCCATCGAGGACCTCACCGGCGGCACCTTCACCATCTCGAACGGCGGCACCTACGGCTCGCTGATGTCGACGCCGATCATCAACCCGCCGCAATCGGGCATCCTCGGCATGCACAAGATCCAGCAGCGCCCGATGGTGGTCGACGGCAAGATCGAGGCGCGGCCGATGATGTATCTGGCCCTCTCCTACGACCATCGCATCATCGATGGGCGCGAGGCGGTCACCTTCCTGGTGCGCATCAAGGAATGCCTCGAGGATCCGCAGCGCCTGCTCATCGAGCTCTAA